The following DNA comes from Sparus aurata chromosome 3, fSpaAur1.1, whole genome shotgun sequence.
CCCCTTACTGACAAAAAcgcccattaaaaaaaatcactcgcGCACGAGCAAAGTGACAGTTTTCCCGAGCGAGGAGAGGAGTGGTGCGCGAGCGAGCAGTCTGCGTGCGCGAGCAGGGGAAAGTATTGCGAGCGGACTCTGCGCACGCTcgagctgtttttctcctcgcaGGCCACAATATTGCTCCAGGGGGCAGAGATGCAGGATGAAAAAAAGCTCGCCAGTGCTTGGAAAAGCgctcggggaaaaaaaatgcgcTCGCGGGTGTTTGATTTGTGCGCGTGGATGTTTTATTGCGCGTGCGATTTATGGCACTATTCTATGCCCATAAAGGAGGAAGTTTTTTATAGAATGAAACACTTCTTATTTCTCACTGTTTGTAACCTGAAACTCTGCTCCACCCTTTATCTCATCATAGACGTGGAATCTTTCCTCAGTTCCTGTGAAAAAGAGTGTGAAGGACACAGAACTGATAATCTGTTGAGTAATAATCAACtgacataaaaacatatttgagTTATAACCTGTATCTGACTTTCTGATGTCATTTttacaaattaattattaaaatataaattaacacATCAAAGTGTGCAGAATATGTTACACTCATACTGTGTCAGGTTTTATTTACCTCGTCTTTTAAACCTGCGTCTATGAATCAGgtagaagatgaggaggaggatgatgaggagcaAGGGGACAACGATGCCAATCACCAAAGTAAGAGTCAATTGATGGTCTGTAGGAGCAACTGGAAGACAAAGTAAGAATTAATAACTCAGTAAGACTTGGTAAGACTTCGGATCATCATTGTAGACCTACTTGTGCTTGACCATGGTGATGTTGTATTAGTAAGTTTCGTCATAGTCGGCTTCGTAGTCGTAGTCGGCTTCGTAGTCGGCGTCGGCGTCAGCTTCATAGTCGTAGTCGGCTTCATAGTCGTAGTCGTAGTCGGCTTCATAGTCGTAGTTGGCATCGGCTTCGTAGTCGGCTTCGtagttgttggtggtggtgtggttttcttttttccttgcGAGTGGGGAAGAAACaagattcagttcagtttggAAATCCCATCAAACttataaaaatgtacattaaacAAATCCACAATACATTCATGACAACTAAAAATCTTAATTCAGAATGTCTCCTATATTgttctgggcccgtattcacaaagacttttatcttaacgttaggagtactcctaaatcggactcaaagtttttatgtaggagtcgtttcttaaaagtaattcacaaagccgctgagacctacttttagttatgaaaacagtgaactcctaaactagaagtaactctctgttgctatggatgacgtcattttattaggacgcacttagaagcggtgacaacggtgattggttgttgagtgacagggcagcccattgaaaagtcatttaggctacgcaatgcatgaagtgaaaataaggaagttgcctacaagcccatgacaaagcctatgaaaagatactggataaagaaatgtatttatgaggagaattaagtgccccccaaacaacaaaaacgcttcggacaaaaactacaaattagaagattgcgatgaaaaacgtgattTGCCagtaaaagcggcatttgctcgaaaagctgtgTCAAACCTCTCTgtattaaaattcgggaatcgtgtgttgatccgggccatttcacaacaatgtccagtatactgtaacatgcgtcaaagacaatttgtgtattgatggaatgcaactttttccgattgacaaaagccctattcacacgggactagtataacctggggacctccagtaatttgtaataattgcggaggtcgtctgtgatgaATCTACCAtatccgtaatttgtaaagtaaaaattccatcgcaaattacctaccatatttcaccaaacacagaggtcatgtgataatatcagtcctgtgtgaatcggcatctctgtgatttggggtcgttttttgtttttcttaaggttttttgtgttttccaccttttttggcctttttccCAGTTGataattatggaggctgcgtttggaattataaatgaaagttttgacagcattttgagtgcaaattcaggaggctcatcagaagagcgaaatctcaaaagatgattagatggattacatgcatggcagcatgcggtaaggaacatttttccatctttcaacaggctcaccagttattatattaaaaatatccatatctaactgttgtactgctccagcaagggcttcggtcgatcgacccgggggattatctcagtaaaacacagactttgcttattcTGTGTGAATGCGctgcacgaaacacagacgtggtgggataatttctaaaacACTTGAGGTctccaggtaatactagtcccgggtgaagagctgcattttccccgtagccaaacaccggagtgttgccaaacattttaactctggcgttattggattgtttcggttggttgggaacgttattgcgtccctcaccaactcaaccacaacttcagtccctttGCGGTCCAtctgacatcgttttaataattccctgtcatttagcgtctccagaACATTctggctgtgaccaggtcttagcgagtcaggagtcctctggactacttctaaggtctcccagactgagctgctacttttaggcttaaaatgttttgtgaataactcttattttcaaaaattaggagtcctaaagttccaactgacacgcccattatttttaggagttgctcctaaattcgcctgttaggagctacttttagccttaagattctttgtgaatatgggcccTGATCAGTAACTATGGACCATTGAGTTGTATTGAGTTCAGATATAAAAGCAATTTAAACGTGTCAACAGTCGATCATAAAGTTCTTGTGTTTAAATGACCTGACACTAAGAGATTATTCATGACTCTGTAGTAAATATCTTAAAATGATGTTCTAACTCAAACTTTAGATCTTCCCTCCAGTTTCAGATCTATAATTAAATCTTGACTTCTGATATctcagtgagagaaaaagatatGTTTAAATCCTCTAAATCAAATTGAATTAAGACTATAGTCATCATAGTATCGAGTCTTCACctttcaaattcaaacagtctttcaggaaacatttaattgttataaatgtaattaaatagtTTCTAAGTAACttgatgaagatgttttctaGTCTGAGACACACTTCTTTCATTATTGTGATCATTTGTTCTCTTGAGTTGAACTGGCATTCAGAGCACGTCGTGCGCTCGACTTCCTTTATTAGACCacaaactttaactttaacacaGTGTCAAAGAAACATGTCTGCACTGACTGTAGATCTGTATCTGTTTGAATAACTCCTCACGTCTTCATGCTGttggttttatttgtgtttgagcTCTTTTAGATTTCACCAAtataaaaacctgtttttatcttcctgttgttgttctttccCTTCTTGCCTGTTTGTCTGGTTGCTGTAGGTGTCTCAGTGTTCTCTGCTGGTGTTAATGCTgcagttgttgctgctgtttgtcttcttgttggTTTAGCTGCAGTTTGAGTTGTTGGTGTTGAGTTATTTTAGGTGAAGCCTCGGTACGTTCAGTGTTCAGAGGACATTTAtactacaaacacaaacacgtctTCACCACAGAGACTAAATCAGACACTCGCACACTATAAAAAGTCTTCTGCCTCTCTGAGGTGTGAGTTTTAGCAGAAGTGTTTTTACAACATAAAGCAGCTGAATGCAGAAGATGATGTTTACTTTGTAATTCAGCATTAttgagactggaaacaggggaaaCAGTTAGCTTCCTCTGTTCAAAGGTAACAAATCAACTGACCAGCACCTCTAATCGTCCAATCACAGACTCGCTGCTATAAGCTAAACTGTCAGATCAGGTGTAATTACAAGAAAGAGGAGCTCACACCAGGCACGTTGTTCTACAGGAGAACAATGTTGGTTCTGCTGAGATAACCAGCCGACTAGCTGAGCTATGAATGTAGCATGTCTCACCTTTGATCACAGTCAGGTACACAGCAGGTTTTCCATCACAGTAGTAAAGTCCAGAGTCGCTAAGCTTCACATCTCTTATACTCAATGTCTTGTCCACAGGTGAAATGGAAAACCTTCTTTTTGGTTTCATTTCAGTCCCGTCTTTGCTCCATGTTGAAGCATCTGATCCTCCATGAGGACAGTTCAGAGTGACATTCGTCTTCTCTGTAGCGTTACGCATGATTGTTCCtgtacacaacaaacaaaacatgatcaTGATCATCACTCGGGCGCCACCATAAACTTATCACATGTATTCAGGGTGAAGTCAACAGAAGCCGCCACCTGTTCACCTTTACATATTCTAAATGTCCTCCATGTTTAAGTTCTTGAATTAGGTTTCAGAGAAGAAGATAGAAGCTGAGACAGTTTGATGCAGTTTTAAAGATAAAGTAACTTAAACAATAATATAGTAATGGGCCATCCACACCAAGAACTATAACTATAAGGATAAGGACATCAAAACAAACTTCAAAGATCATCTGTCAGTACGTCTCTGGTAAAATGATGTTCTTTA
Coding sequences within:
- the LOC115577219 gene encoding hemicentin-1-like — translated: MRLNICSCLLVFVLGCKVTAAIKHEVVQEKQSVTLPCPHSVESEVTWSTETNGHRVDILTTDGDRDKKHIPDPGRRYSSLADKSLYIRSVTVSDSGTYLCNNAAAVELTVIPSGTIMRNATEKTNVTLNCPHGGSDASTWSKDGTEMKPKRRFSISPVDKTLSIRDVKLSDSGLYYCDGKPAVYLTVIKGKKKTTPPPTTTKPTTKPMPTTTMKPTTTTTMKPTTTMKLTPTPTTKPTTTTKPTMTKLTNTTSPWSSTIAPTDHQLTLTLVIGIVVPLLLIILLLIFYLIHRRRFKRRGTEERFHVYDEIKGGAEFQVTNSVERVPVPTDAFYMVECPGGSNPNDPTYYTIPDLQPMKKATETSGPDESLYSEICETFIGGNNNKGSSQPTDNTYCLLQNPKTSGKHPK